From Tripterygium wilfordii isolate XIE 37 chromosome 16, ASM1340144v1, whole genome shotgun sequence, one genomic window encodes:
- the LOC119980322 gene encoding nucleolar protein 56, which produces MGETADSEKKESIKVDEDEHKKEEKVKDKKKEKKDKDKEGKGSEEKEKDNKEKKTKNPEDKNDPAKLRSKLEKLETKMQALAQKKQEILNLLKQVENNNTPTDSASAS; this is translated from the coding sequence ATGGGAGAGACGGCAGAttcagagaagaaagaaagcatcaaagttgatgaAGATGAGcacaaaaaggaagagaaagttaaagacaagaagaaggagaagaaggacaAGGACAAGGAAGGTAAGGGTAGtgaagagaaggagaaggataataaggagaagaagacaaagaaTCCTGAAGACAAGAATGACCCTGCAAAACTCAGGTCTAAGCTTGAAAAGCTTGAGACCAAAATGCAAGCTCTGGCTCAGAAGAAACAGGAGATTTTGAATCTGCTCAAGCAAGTTGAAAACAACAATACTCCAACTGATTCTGCCTCTGCCTCTTGA